The region CAGCCATTCTCATGTCCATATGAAATATACACTGCTTTCCTGGTTGGCCAACATCTTCAGTTATGCGAAATCTTTTCTGTTTAATCTCTCTAATTCTGGGGAACACATACTCCAAGCTGCTTGATGTCAAAAACCTGGACAATACTATTTTCTCCCCAACGAGTACAGATAGTTTATCAGCTTTATATGCATACTTAAAAAAGTGCACCTCCCTGCTTTGGACCCTAGAGGGCATCATCCGTATATTTACAGACATATCAAtaatagggctgaacaatatgagaaaataatctaattgcgattttttttccccaataatGGTACTGCGATTTGGTATGCAATTATTTATTAAGTTCcctattttatgtattttccaacaaacacatgcaataaatcattctacatTACAATCAACACAATATTGAACTAAGActgaacaatttttaaaaatatatctaattgTGCTGAAATTGGACATGAATTACTGTATTAAACTGTATGGACtctcatatttaatcagaaaaaaatcttacaaaaataaagacagtaggtttttttttgtagactattctaaaataATGGCACCTGAGTTGTTggatgatatgtaatgcataacatcttgGCTGCAAAAAAGGTTTTGAAccggtattttgacacaaatgtcatgttaaagaaatactgcaacttctgtgatttgaatattacagcaggccatattgtgatttaatctaatttgcaattaactgCCCAGTTCTAATCAATAACATATAAATCTGGAAACGAGGCGTAAGCCAGAGTAAACCCGTGTGCTTTTTTCACCATTAATTTCAGTACACAAATCTCTGGAGCAAGCTGTCTGGACATTTACTGTGATATTAATCCACGGTTATTGCTCACAGTTTGATTGATGATTAAAATTTGAATGTATGATAAGCTAAGGGGAACTTTATCACCGTTGTTTTTAATACCAGTAACCATTTCATCACTGGTGCTAAAATGTGTGCATTGAGATGCTGGAGTGGATAACCGCAACGACAATCACAACAAAGTGAGGTgggaaaaatgattaaataaataaataaacttgtGTTGATCATCTCTAAGCATTCTGAGTCCACTTAAAGGGCCACTAAAAATGAGCTAGGGGGCCTAACCTGGCCCCAACACCTCTAATTGAGTAGTCTGGCTGTTAAGTATTTTTCTGACATAGTCCTGTTGTCAAACACTGCCATGCTTTTGTGTTTACCTTGACTTCTCTGTGTTCTCTTGTTCACTCTGAGAACGGGATGCAGCTTCTTTCAGAGCTCTGATCCAGTTTGTCTCTGGCTCCTGAGCAGCAGTCGGACTCTCTTTGTTCACAGACACTAGATCACCAGGAGGAACGGGGGCAGCCGATCTTTCACACTCAGAAGCAGTAACAACAGGGTCTGCCACACTATTTTCCTGGGGCACTAACACCTCATTATGTGGTTTTTCTGCAAGAAGGGTCATGTCAGAATCATCCAGGCACTTTGAGGAAACTTCAGATGGAGCCTCAATCTTACTTGATGTATACCggtctttttctgtgttgtcAGAAGGATGATTTCTCCCCTCTGTGTTAGCATTGCTGCTCTGTGTCAGCTCACTTTCACTCACATTTGACTCTTTAACTGATCCACTactttcctcctccttctttgCTGCGTCattgtttattgcctttatccCACTTTGCTCCGTCCCCTGGCTGCTTGCTTTCTCTCTTTCCAAAGCCTCTTTATCCTCTTTTGTAATCTCCTCTACATCAGGGCCTTTTATGGCTGCTTCTGCTACTGTGCTTCTTTGTGTTGCTAAGCTTTGTAGCTCAAGATGTTCACACTTTGAATCCTGAATTTTACACTCTTTAGCTTCACTGCTCTGGTTTTGCTCAGCCGTatgatgtttttctgctgtttctggAGGCAGTTTTTGGTCTGCACTTGAAGGAACTTGTGCGTGAATGTCGCTGACCTTTGATAAAACAGGAGTTTGGAAAGGTGAAGTCTCATGTCTGTGAGATGAAGACTCAACAGATAGGGCAGTGTTCTTTGAGGTCTGACAGATGGATGAAAAAGTGCTTTTTTGCTGACCTTTACTGCTCAGATTGCTtgttgtagaaacagtctgctcATCATCAGTGCTTTTGGTCTCACCTAGTTGAGAACTTCCTAGCTCATTCTTCTCAGCAGCCCTTCCACTCACATTTAAATCACTGCCATGGTGAGACGGCACATAAACCCTGTCAAGCACTGCTGCGGTCTGCCCTTCCTCTCTTACACCTTTCCCTAAATCCATCACTTGCTtattgctgctgctgtcaacATCTGTCAAGTCATCCCTTCTCCCTGACTGACACAAACCCCCCACAAACCCTTCCTTTTCTACGTCTTCTTCCGCCAGTCTGACCTCACTATTAGTCCTTTCTGCATGCTGTAAACAGACATCTGACAACTCCTTTGTGGCCTGTTTAGATGCTggacactgctgctgctggggaAAACAGCTTGGATCTAGTCCaggctgtgactgagtctgatcGGGCTTTATCTTAGCTGTTTTAGTGTCTTCAGCTGACCCTGCAGGTCTGTCAGAGGATGAAGAAGACATCTCTATCTGGCATTTTGATGCTTTGCCACTCTTCCCATCTCCATCTTCCTTTATTGGTGATTCAgcgttttgtgttttatgtttatgtgGTGGCTGCAAGTCACCAGCATCCTCTACAGGCTCTTTATCTGCCTCATTACTCTGTTGTGTTATGCCTTTGTTTCCTGTTTGCATCTTGCTGCTGTCTTCTGTTTCCTTCCGATTATCCTTTTCAACTTGTTCCTCCTTCCTCTCAGACATCATAGAGGTCTGATAAtccatgttttgtttctctttgttctGTTTAATTCCATCGTTTGTACCAAGGCTGAGTGGGCAGCTGATGTTAATGAGCTCATGATTAATGGATGGTTCACAGATCGCAGGTTTGCCAATGGAGTCTGCACCAGAAGGCTGAATCAGAGGAGGTGCATTTTCCTCCTTTGAACATGAAACATTCACATGATTCACAGCAGATTTTGTAGCATCATTTCCATCCTCCATTTCCACACAAATCTCATCTTCTTTAACATTATCCAGTCTCTGTTTTCCGTCACTATCATCGTTAATTTCTCCAGAGACTTTGGTGCCATCACTGCTGGCAGCGCCACTCTCCGTCTGCTCAGAAGGAGCGATATCACCGTCTCTAATGAACTCCCAGTGACTCAACATGGGGCAAGGAGGCCGCGGCACAAAAGCAGGATTACTGGCACAGTGCTCGATGGCAGGAATTGACTTGTCAGAGGCTGCTATTGAAGCCGCTGATTCATCCGTTGTTTTAAATTCACCGGTTGGGTCTGTGGTGACAGGTCTAGAAGGAGGCGTTTGATCTGATTTTGTGGAGCTGAGTTTATCAGGCTTCGTTTGAAGAGAGGTCACAGTTTCAAGTTTTGAAGAAGGCTGCCCAACATGTAGCTCAATAGAAACGTCACATGTAGCATTTTCAGGCAGAAGCACAGACAACGAGGCAAGAGGGTGCTGCTTACCTTCATTTTCTTTAGCAGCATCACCAGTTAAAGATGACTCTACCTGAGACTTGTTCTGTAACTTATCTCCTCCTGTTCTCACCTCTATTCCCTTTGTCACTTTTGCATGTTCAACTGTTTGCCCATCAGCCTCAGAAATAGCATCTCCTGTTGCTTGTGAAAGGTCCAAGCATTCTTTATTATCAGCCTGGTTCTTCTTGTCAGGACATGAAATCTGTTCTGTGCCGGTTTCGGTCTCCAGAGTGTTCGTCTCCAACTTTTTGTCACCTGATTGATCCTTTTGAGCGTCCAAGTTGGCGTTGTTGCTCCATTTTGCTGGTTCATCCTTGGTAGGAGCTGCTTTTGATTGACAGTCTTGTGTCTTCAAGCTGAGGAATTCTGGGAAAGTGTAGCTGGCTTCAACGACAGGATGGTGCAAACTCTCGTGCACCATCACTGGAGGCAAAAAGGCATAatccatgttttttaaatctacaGAGGAGCTGCTCCCTTCCTTCACCGTGTCCTCAAAATGAACCCTGAGGTTGCGTCCTCTGCTGTCACATGCATGCACTCTGGGGCTGCCACTGTTGCTCTCTGTCTGAGAGTGAACTTCCCTTGCACCTtctgttttgctacttttcggTTCTACCTGTTGATTTTTGCTCGCTTGTTGCTCAGTCAAAGATGTCGAAGGCTGCGGTGAAGGAAAAACTTGGCTCTCTGTTTCTGTGGTGCTATCACGCCCTAAAGAAAGTGCTTCTTCCAGAccaaaatcctgtttttgtccatttatatcCCCTCTGTTTGAGTTGCTGGAGACTTGTTCAGGCTGAGTAGAGAGAGGTGAAATTGCTGCGACACACCGCTCTTGCCAGGAGCCAGAGAGACGGTCCCGTTCGGTGCAGATGCTTTCAGAGATGGTAGCAACCGGCTCCCTCCAGCTCTGTGATTTCAGCTGTGACTCGGCAACATTGGTGGGCGGACACAGCTCAGTCTCAGCTGATGACACCCCGCGAGCAGAGCCTCCTGGCTGGCTGAATGAACTGTACTCTTTATCCAAccctccttcctctccctctgctcctgcAGCAATGTGATCCTGACTATCACGAGGAGTAAGTAGCCCAAGGGGAGAGGTATTGATGCAAGCTTCTGAGCGGAGTGGCTCCTCTTCTGCTCGTGAGATTTCTGTGTCTGCACTGCGAATGAACGTCTCCTTCAGTCCCTTCATGTCACTCTCTGTCGAGTTTTGTGgcattttgctgctgcagctttcCTCACATGCAGCCTGTTTCTCTTTTGAGCATTTTTCTTGTGAACAGATTAACGAGAGGCTGTGCAGGGGTCCTTCTTTTTCTGGATCTGCCGGGCTGAGGCACTTTTCTATCCCTTCTACTCTCTCCACTGAATCACGCCTcacgctttctctctctccctcgcttTCTACCACTTCTGGCATCGTGGGTGTTGTCAGTGGCAACGCAGCAACCACCACTAAAGCCTCTTCAAGGGCACTCTGCACGCCGCTCTCTCCCACACAAGTTCTGCTGTGGGAGAGTGGGCTCTGACTCTCCTCTGAGGTAACTATAGCCTCATGTGTTTGTGTAACTGATCtcttatcagcagcagcaggattGATAACTGCAGTTTGGACATTTGTTGTGCATGTGCTTTGGTTATTGGTGACATCTCCGGTTGCATGCCGGCTAATGTCTGCACAGTGATGCGTGCCACATGGGGCGTCTGTATGCTTGTGGTTATCTGACTGATGAGCCCCCGGTGAAAAAGCCGGCATGGGCGCAGGAGAACAGGCCGAGTCGGTAACACAATCCTGCCTGCTATGAGAGGATGAAAGCGGAGGGCTGGAGCTGACTTTCCCCTCAGGACTCAGCTGTTGCTTGTAGTCGAATCCATTATCAGGCTGTTGCCCACAAATCACTGCTTCAGTGTCTGCTTGTGCCTGTAAATCACTTTCAGGCTGCATTTCTCTctgatctgacatttttttcttcttcctttgcttccttttctctttcttttttgcctttttgtcctGCTCGGCCTGCTGTGTattcattttgtctgtttttgacGCTCCATCCTCCTCCTGCACCTCTGCTAATGCATCTCTACCCTTTAAAAGACTACTTCTCTCTGATGAACCTTTAAGTGAATCAACTTCCTTCCAAGGTTCCTCTTTCTGAGCCTCATCGCTCTGActttctgtcttcctctctcttatctctctgtctttctccccTACCACTTTAAAACTATCATTTTCCTCTGCAGCTGCCTTTGAATCAacacatttctcttttaaatcagCCCTCCACTCAGAAAACGAGTCATCTTTTAGCGTCCCTTTAAATGCTGCTCTTTCTACTTGTGCATGCGTAGGTGTCTCCTtctgctcttctctctctgtttctttttccGTCTTAATCCCTGAACATGTATCTAGGCtctgtgttgcttttatttCCCTCTCAGTCCCAGCTGCCCCGTCACTACTCTCAGTTCCCAGAATATAATTCCTGAAACTAAACACAACTGTATCTGTGTGCCTGTTTGCTGCCTCACTGTTTCCGTTTGTGCTCTTGTTGCTACGTCCCGGCTGGACTACGACTGGAGGCAGCGACGATGACTCAGTGGACCTATTAACCATCACTTCTCCGGTTTTCTTCCCTTCAGCGTGAACTCTCTCAGACTTGGTGCTGGAGGCCTCTGTGGGATTAACTCTCCCCAGGGAGGCCATTTGCTCCTCACATTCCTGTAAGGCCTTTTGGAGTTCCTGGTCTAGGAGCACAGATGTGGGTGGGGTGAAGGGTCCGACATCCGGGTGGGGTGTGGCAGAGGGCCAAGGTGATGGCTGGACATCTGTGAGAACTGGGTCGCTGTCATGAGGCCTGAGATGAGGGCAGGGTGACAAAGTTAAGAGTCTGGACTTGCAGACAGACAGCTGGTCATTCCATGATGCCGCAGAGCGCTGACATTAGCAGAGCAGAGACCCATGCTTGCACACTGCATTCTGAGATATGCTCACACCACACACAACCTCGTCTTGAATACGCATTACCCtacaacagtggttctcaactggtctagcctcaggaccggACTACTCAATGACAAATCTTGAAGCaaatttttatacttttcaatgactcaaacttattgaatgaaaaacaaatgactAGACAAAGAGACAGGCAAAACAAACCAGTTTAAAAAGCGAGTTATCTAAGGAACAATAGGACGGTTTTTACTGTCATATTCTGGAAGACTAACCTGACAAACCAGATCGACTGTGTCAAATATCTCTGCATGGATGTATTGTGGTCCAGTTCTTATTAAACTTCCACTTTtctaccacagcagcagccagtgGATACACCAGCAAACCCCACCCATAATGATTACAAACCCATTGCCAGTGCTGaccgggagaagagcaaaaacatcttttccgtcatgaaaagctttcagtgttgttctcagctcttgCTTTAATAGAAAATGTGGTACAATTCTgacaaactgctgctgtggctatcTCCAAGCAAATCACTCCACTTGTAACTCACAATCTCATGCCAATGCTGGTCAGCAGAAGAGAAAatcttttagggttgtttttattctttatttcatgcagaaacatggtcaagttctggtaaaactgacaCTATACTACAGCTATATCCCAGCTCAACaccacactggaggcagccattgcaaacagcttcAAGTCCAACTAAtccccacccatagctaccaccccattctcctcaaatgatgctgattggtccaaacattTTTGGTTCTGCATAAACCTTGCTGATTGGCTTTtctagatggatttgcctgatgacagagatggagtctggcaaatccatctgctttacaagggtACCGGGAGGCAAGAACCTTATCTTGAGAGGATGTTGATGAAGCACATATATTTCATCGTACAGGTTATGCTTTTCGATGCTTCTGCATTACTGTATCCATTTCATTGTGCAATGTCTGccctgtttcctgcatgttgcATGTATGGCCAGATTTCATGTATGTCATCAGGAAAACCCATCTGGCAGCGATTGTGCCAGGTCAAAAAATGGACCtgaccagtcagcatcattttaggagaacaaggcagtaatTAAGGGTGAGGtctagttgtactgaaagccgatagcaatggctgctgctagtGTAGCGTTTAGCTCAGATGTTGCTATAGcatagtgtcagttttatcagaactgggctatgtttctttattaaagtaataacacagagccacactgaaagcttctcttagaagagaagatgtttttgcacatctcctgacAGGCAACAGCATGGGTTTTATCCACCaccaagctccactgttcataaactacggAAGCAATAGTCTGTAGAGCTCAGGTTAGTACTGGAGCTGCATTTTTCGACTACCTCATTGTCTtttggctctgattggcctgtcatgaatgtgataGATGGAATGTTTGCCAATCACCTGACACCTAAAAAACACTGTCTTCATGACAGTAGTACCACTACTGTAACACTAATACTGTGGCTATTATCAAATGACCCAAGATATATCATTACTGCCAATTCCTACGACCCACTGACAacagctttgtgacccacttttgggtcccctacccaccagttgagaaccaattCCCTTAAGGAAGTTTAGCCAACTGTTCAACTGTTCAAAGAATAATGCTGTTAATGATCATGCAGACAACTTGGCTATGTTAAGAAAGGAACAATGAAATAGCACCAAAGGCTGCCATTACTTTGATACTTTCATTGCAAGTGGAAAACTTATGGGGAGCCCACAAAGGTAAGCAAACACATGGTAAGGTTTATCTGCAATAACTATGTATTATTTTAATCTGAATACTCATCATTCTTATCAGTGCTAAAAATGCCTATCTTATTTCTAGTTGACTCCTTAAAATGAAGCCtctttcaaaatttaaagtcCTGCTCTTTTTAATGGaatctggcttttttctgtGTAGACAATATGAGAGGGTCTATTGAACTGAAGAATATTACTCATAATGTCAGACCTCATTGCCATGCCATGACCTGCACATGAGGAGAAGAGACTGCAACTTTCCACAGAACTTCTAAACCCAAAAATAACTTCAGatacttttcagcactgaaaGGAGGTAAATGTTTTCCAGGAATGCTACTGATCAGACAAAGATGAGCTGATAGATCCAGTCTGAAGAATGTTGTCTTAAATGTCATGTTGAACTGCAGctctttctctgtgttgtttcGCCTTGAATGCAGtccacatttttgttagaaaacaaacttaataagactgctgttctttgtcgaGGTGGCACGTGTTCACAGTGCatacagaaagtattcagatctccttcatttattttttcagctgctttatgttgcagcctgacaccacgatatttaaatattttttctctgattgATCTACTCTTAGtaacccatcatgacaaagtgaaaacagaatttttaaattttagcaaattcattaaaactgaaaaaaaaagaaacatgaaatatcacattagcataagtattcagaccgtttactcagtacttagttgaagcacctttggcagcaattacagcccccccagcatgatgctgccaccaccgtgcttcactgttgggatggtactgggaaggtgatgagcggtgcctggtttc is a window of Cheilinus undulatus linkage group 6, ASM1832078v1, whole genome shotgun sequence DNA encoding:
- the tacc2 gene encoding titin homolog isoform X5, giving the protein MQFCRKVLCKPCSARVTSPEEDMEYKMGSCIGISHRQGNAQADDLTRTDDRAPLTKKSVSQQSLPSAPVLPEVPVITGVEESQGGAGDTSDREELEFPHDLLPSLDFGSEFNIWESSLGAQTDSGGRKCEQVNPLLDGLQHHSEARRPQLVLETRPHDSDPVLTDVQPSPWPSATPHPDVGPFTPPTSVLLDQELQKALQECEEQMASLGRVNPTEASSTKSERVHAEGKKTGEVMVNRSTESSSLPPVVVQPGRSNKSTNGNSEAANRHTDTVVFSFRNYILGTESSDGAAGTEREIKATQSLDTCSGIKTEKETEREEQKETPTHAQVERAAFKGTLKDDSFSEWRADLKEKCVDSKAAAEENDSFKVVGEKDREIRERKTESQSDEAQKEEPWKEVDSLKGSSERSSLLKGRDALAEVQEEDGASKTDKMNTQQAEQDKKAKKKEKRKQRKKKKMSDQREMQPESDLQAQADTEAVICGQQPDNGFDYKQQLSPEGKVSSSPPLSSSHSRQDCVTDSACSPAPMPAFSPGAHQSDNHKHTDAPCGTHHCADISRHATGDVTNNQSTCTTNVQTAVINPAAADKRSVTQTHEAIVTSEESQSPLSHSRTCVGESGVQSALEEALVVVAALPLTTPTMPEVVESEGERESVRRDSVERVEGIEKCLSPADPEKEGPLHSLSLICSQEKCSKEKQAACEESCSSKMPQNSTESDMKGLKETFIRSADTEISRAEEEPLRSEACINTSPLGLLTPRDSQDHIAAGAEGEEGGLDKEYSSFSQPGGSARGVSSAETELCPPTNVAESQLKSQSWREPVATISESICTERDRLSGSWQERCVAAISPLSTQPEQVSSNSNRGDINGQKQDFGLEEALSLGRDSTTETESQVFPSPQPSTSLTEQQASKNQQVEPKSSKTEGAREVHSQTESNSGSPRVHACDSRGRNLRVHFEDTVKEGSSSSVDLKNMDYAFLPPVMVHESLHHPVVEASYTFPEFLSLKTQDCQSKAAPTKDEPAKWSNNANLDAQKDQSGDKKLETNTLETETGTEQISCPDKKNQADNKECLDLSQATGDAISEADGQTVEHAKVTKGIEVRTGGDKLQNKSQVESSLTGDAAKENEGKQHPLASLSVLLPENATCDVSIELHVGQPSSKLETVTSLQTKPDKLSSTKSDQTPPSRPVTTDPTGEFKTTDESAASIAASDKSIPAIEHCASNPAFVPRPPCPMLSHWEFIRDGDIAPSEQTESGAASSDGTKVSGEINDDSDGKQRLDNVKEDEICVEMEDGNDATKSAVNHVNVSCSKEENAPPLIQPSGADSIGKPAICEPSINHELINISCPLSLGTNDGIKQNKEKQNMDYQTSMMSERKEEQVEKDNRKETEDSSKMQTGNKGITQQSNEADKEPVEDAGDLQPPHKHKTQNAESPIKEDGDGKSGKASKCQIEMSSSSSDRPAGSAEDTKTAKIKPDQTQSQPGLDPSCFPQQQQCPASKQATKELSDVCLQHAERTNSEVRLAEEDVEKEGFVGGLCQSGRRDDLTDVDSSSNKQVMDLGKGVREEGQTAAVLDRVYVPSHHGSDLNVSGRAAEKNELGSSQLGETKSTDDEQTVSTTSNLSSKGQQKSTFSSICQTSKNTALSVESSSHRHETSPFQTPVLSKVSDIHAQVPSSADQKLPPETAEKHHTAEQNQSSEAKECKIQDSKCEHLELQSLATQRSTVAEAAIKGPDVEEITKEDKEALEREKASSQGTEQSGIKAINNDAAKKEEESSGSVKESNVSESELTQSSNANTEGRNHPSDNTEKDRYTSSKIEAPSEVSSKCLDDSDMTLLAEKPHNEVLVPQENSVADPVVTASECERSAAPVPPGDLVSVNKESPTAAQEPETNWIRALKEAASRSQSEQENTEKSRRLPSLESPQQEFLTPTEEIDAPLKQPESPQLEEKTTTEISPLKKPVDLPEPLKKTTELLEPRQSTKVELQEETLKVTPPEQIKEPPKDLQEQNLSTKDTFLVETKAEELREPFEQEEPQEEFPQPIQSTKAELPDDTKTAEFSGPIESEDEPSEQTQSTNVDLQEEIEKELTEELKKEEEPQEELQEPRREQVASLETSQETFEPTKSTEESPEPTKYEEPEPTQTTAEHLEPELQEEPVVKPAEIPPEEPTYEVPAEEPTEFENVLYPAEEQLDSGPSLAEQAERGDRAPASPPPPTSESSFLPALPPHLQDTVEFPTPPPTPPERHNLETLPTPPASPTFPPPSPPPPPAPASPPLPSVHRCEDNLPTSAPCHPPLRSSDSDGAFETPESTTPVKAASPTEPQTSQLPSHDTAADDSVSSPAPDLTLADRPCKSPSIVFDEDRPIAASGTYNIELLTSEFSSHSLTRSQSLQGGELDSVDLTEGSTAGGFRPHSESFSVGSESAPGTLHRPKKVRPGSLKKKPFLRQNSNPESPRPASSSSTPESNRRAKPRTSSPLQAQEEAEEGSATPSPGGTLRKTRKSRVVTPPPLPEETSHITSALPLCKEETPISGSPPNTEESPIPPASSYQWDPDNFENINPFKTGGSKIANSPVLGRKDFVPAPVSNLPESPPFSAVEPSPPAPPKEPITNPEEQPILPKRQPVRLEFDYSEESSEASHQASPPPKKVGKKPGAKMPLRKPKLGLKKAPPAQTEQLDNNPPESQNGNEEIPIHNSSYSFETDKWDDPNFNPFTSKKGIGNSPKLPRPSYNFDPNNFDDSIDPFKSSNKMGNSPPKASASFELSSNDFDNENENDNIAELEDQNQNKPAKKKKTPIKSNTFRVKRSPKKSPLSEVCQDPPPTDESSSLHMQDDHATDEEKLASSTGHKWNLHDMEADLNSDQQDFPQPSDLTSFVNESSLPHEAPAQDYEIEYMEKIGSSSPPLSVKKPSLYLKLDSVSDNLTKNSHEHGSDTGSPCTGSFEEMEAQISAGMKTPVLSPRPGPEGSAGDKGRKRESEVLSRTQSTERDEEPPSQGPVEAPAPATAPAMPQLDRLSECDDPLQYLEPDLAETNPTAFAQKLQEELVLAALRIEALQSRLKKPSTRRWNINGSPLLKAFCKDFLQHFSSGQTSEQKSLQKSDLEHRDLTSPTESGVSKNSLYARTTNSSYIEGESPHLPKELDHSLEIAREEIVSKEKEVLEWQRKYEDSRQEVVEMRRIVAEYEKTIAQMIGMPEDDQKEKSLSHHTIQQLIMEKDQALADLNSVEKSLADLFRRYEKMKDVLEGYRKNEEVLKKCAQEYLSRVRKEEQRYQALKIHAEEKLDKANSEIAQVRAKAKQEQAAYQASLRKEQMKVDSLERTLEQKNKEIEELTKICDELIAKMGKS